One genomic segment of Lysobacter sp. 5GHs7-4 includes these proteins:
- a CDS encoding glycosyltransferase 87 family protein has protein sequence MSLARWWRDPMLRTAQFRAGLLLRVALIVLLVPRIQQEWFLPFLDHAIGHPGLDPWSSFLAAGGSALAYPYGPVMLLAHAPGSALGWLLDAATGSQAFLGIGFRLGLLSADLACLLLLRRLLPTDRPRMLLWLYWWSPIVLFVTYWNGQTDIVPIALLLLSLLLIRRYRPRASGAALGLALAAKLSMGLAAPFIGIYLWRNKRLRSMLAPFALVCAGVAALLTLPWLASSGFVAMVFGSREFGRVFDLALPLGEELKLYLTPTLYLLAAYAAWRFRRISFELLIASTGLSFFLVVLGTPAPPGWYLWLVPFLVAHQLQGDRSARVLAGGFSLLLIAMHVFISSGASAPWLGWDPTAAIAAVAVRVTPHVHSLWMTLVVASGLVLIVQMLRERVGRNDYYRIAQKPLALGIAGDSGSGKDTLSRALAGVFGDHSVVHVSGDDYHIWDRYAPMWKGLTHLNPRANDLQRFSSDVLALMDGKAIVCRRYDHAAGRFEAPTLLAKNDVVIASGLHALHFPRLRRRFDVSVFLDVDESLRRAWKIHRDVHQRGHDLAAVEGSLQRRAPDSQRYIHPQKAVASLVLRLQPVNPQQLERGIPPDQVRLKLVALIRNGTYHERVARILIGVCGLHLDVQLAEESGEVEMTIEGDVVAEDIALAARNLVPGLQEMLDIRPQWEDGMSGIMQLLVLVHTEEALKNRIQ, from the coding sequence ATGAGTCTGGCGCGCTGGTGGCGGGACCCGATGTTGCGCACGGCGCAGTTCCGCGCCGGGCTGCTGCTGCGCGTGGCGCTGATCGTGCTGCTGGTGCCGAGGATCCAGCAGGAATGGTTCCTGCCGTTCCTGGATCACGCCATCGGCCATCCCGGGCTGGACCCGTGGTCGAGTTTCCTCGCCGCCGGCGGCAGCGCGCTGGCCTATCCCTACGGCCCGGTGATGCTGCTGGCGCACGCACCGGGCAGCGCGCTGGGCTGGCTGCTCGATGCCGCCACCGGCAGTCAGGCCTTCCTGGGCATCGGCTTCCGCCTGGGCCTGCTGAGCGCGGACCTGGCCTGCTTGCTGCTGCTGCGCCGCCTGCTGCCCACCGACCGGCCGCGCATGCTGCTGTGGCTGTACTGGTGGTCGCCGATCGTGCTGTTCGTGACGTATTGGAACGGTCAGACCGACATCGTGCCGATCGCGCTGCTGCTGCTGTCGCTGCTGCTGATCCGCCGCTACCGGCCGCGCGCCAGCGGCGCCGCACTGGGCCTGGCGCTGGCGGCCAAGCTCAGCATGGGCCTGGCCGCGCCGTTCATCGGCATCTACCTGTGGCGCAACAAGCGCCTACGCTCGATGCTGGCGCCGTTCGCGCTGGTCTGCGCCGGCGTGGCGGCGCTGCTGACCCTGCCGTGGCTGGCCTCGTCGGGTTTCGTGGCGATGGTGTTCGGCTCGCGCGAATTCGGCCGCGTGTTCGATCTGGCCTTGCCGCTGGGCGAGGAGCTCAAGCTCTATCTCACCCCTACGCTGTATCTGCTCGCCGCCTACGCGGCCTGGCGCTTCCGCCGCATCAGCTTCGAACTGCTGATCGCCAGCACCGGTCTGTCGTTCTTCCTGGTCGTGCTGGGCACGCCGGCGCCGCCGGGCTGGTACCTGTGGCTGGTGCCGTTCCTGGTCGCGCATCAGTTGCAGGGCGACCGCAGCGCGCGCGTGCTGGCCGGCGGCTTCTCGCTGCTGCTGATCGCGATGCACGTGTTCATTTCTTCCGGCGCCAGCGCGCCCTGGCTGGGCTGGGATCCGACGGCGGCGATCGCCGCCGTCGCTGTCCGCGTGACGCCGCACGTGCACTCGCTGTGGATGACCCTGGTGGTGGCGTCCGGTCTGGTGCTGATCGTGCAGATGCTGCGCGAACGCGTCGGCCGCAACGACTACTACCGCATCGCGCAGAAGCCGCTGGCGCTGGGCATCGCCGGCGATTCGGGCTCGGGCAAGGACACGCTCAGCCGCGCTCTGGCCGGCGTGTTCGGCGACCACTCGGTGGTGCACGTGTCGGGCGACGACTACCACATCTGGGACCGCTACGCGCCGATGTGGAAGGGCCTGACCCACCTCAATCCGCGCGCCAACGACCTGCAGCGCTTCAGCAGCGACGTGCTGGCGCTGATGGACGGCAAGGCCATCGTCTGCCGCCGCTACGACCACGCCGCCGGCCGCTTCGAGGCGCCGACGCTGCTGGCCAAGAACGACGTGGTCATCGCCTCGGGCCTGCACGCGCTGCACTTTCCGCGCCTGCGCCGGCGCTTCGACGTCAGCGTGTTCCTGGACGTGGACGAGTCGCTGCGCCGCGCCTGGAAGATCCACCGCGACGTGCACCAGCGCGGCCACGACCTGGCCGCGGTCGAGGGTTCGCTGCAACGGCGCGCGCCGGATTCGCAGCGCTACATCCATCCGCAGAAAGCCGTCGCCAGCCTGGTGCTGCGCCTGCAGCCGGTCAATCCGCAGCAGCTGGAACGCGGCATCCCGCCCGACCAGGTGCGCCTGAAGCTGGTCGCGCTGATCCGCAACGGCACCTACCACGAGCGCGTGGCGCGGATCCTGATCGGCGTCTGCGGCCTGCACCTGGACGTGCAGTTGGCCGAGGAGTCGGGCGAAGTCGAGATGACGATCGAGGGCGACGTGGTCGCCGAGGACATCGCCCTGGCCGCGCGCAATCTGGTGCCCGGCCTGCAGGAAATGCTGGATATCCGTCCCCAGTGGGAGGACGGCATGAGCGGGATCATGCAGTTGCTGGTCCTGGTGCACACCGAAGAAGCCTTGAAGAACCGCATCCAATGA
- a CDS encoding class I SAM-dependent methyltransferase, with amino-acid sequence MVLPSTYFPTHEENRFEHEGEVGMAREFFLKHRPRNLEFLLHKRYDWMNAYLKPGQRVVEFGAGSGFSKEFIRHDNFRITDVEARPWIDDVADAMDPPYPDGSIDVAVFSHMIHHLPNPLRFFQVMQRKLAPGGLILIQDLNTCFLLRLALRAMRHEGWSYDIDVFDDTVVANDPRDPWSANCAIPLLLFRDEDAFRRHLPGFAIERNELNECFVFLVSGGVVVQAKTVELPRALLKLIDATDRALVKLLPSVFAMGRSVVLRKIETP; translated from the coding sequence ATGGTCCTGCCTAGCACCTACTTCCCCACGCACGAGGAGAACCGCTTCGAGCACGAGGGCGAAGTCGGAATGGCGCGCGAGTTCTTCCTCAAGCACCGCCCGCGCAACCTCGAATTCCTGCTGCACAAGCGCTACGACTGGATGAACGCCTACCTCAAGCCCGGCCAGCGCGTGGTCGAGTTCGGCGCCGGTTCGGGTTTCAGCAAGGAATTCATCCGCCACGACAACTTCCGCATCACCGACGTGGAAGCGCGGCCGTGGATCGACGACGTCGCCGACGCCATGGACCCGCCGTACCCGGACGGGTCGATCGACGTGGCGGTGTTCAGCCACATGATCCACCACCTGCCCAACCCGCTGCGCTTCTTCCAGGTCATGCAGCGCAAGCTGGCGCCGGGCGGGCTGATCCTGATCCAGGATCTCAACACCTGTTTCCTGCTGCGCCTGGCCTTGCGCGCGATGCGCCACGAGGGCTGGTCCTACGACATCGACGTGTTCGACGACACGGTGGTGGCCAACGACCCGCGCGACCCCTGGTCGGCCAACTGCGCGATCCCCTTGCTGCTGTTCCGCGACGAGGACGCGTTCCGCCGCCATCTGCCCGGATTCGCGATCGAGCGCAACGAACTCAACGAGTGCTTCGTGTTCCTGGTCTCCGGCGGCGTGGTGGTGCAGGCCAAGACCGTCGAACTGCCGCGCGCGCTGCTCAAGCTGATCGACGCCACCGACCGCGCCCTGGTCAAGCTGCTGCCGTCGGTGTTCGCGATGGGCCGCTCGGTGGTGTTGAGGAAGATCGAAACGCCGTGA
- a CDS encoding phosphatidylinositol-specific phospholipase C/glycerophosphodiester phosphodiesterase family protein has translation MIVVRHRRNTRQELRETSPEYGIELDLRSRGDAIIIHHDAFADGEDFEDWLDDYRHRLLILNVKEEGLEDRLIALMRERGIQDWFFLDQSFPFLVRTAARGESRCAVRVSEYESIDTALSLAGKVQWVWVDCFTRFPLDREQAQRLRAAGFRLCLVSPELQGRDAAQGIAQMRALLEREGIVVDAVCTKETDRWR, from the coding sequence ATGATCGTCGTCCGCCACCGTCGCAACACCCGCCAGGAACTGCGCGAGACTTCGCCCGAGTACGGCATCGAGCTGGACCTGCGCAGCCGCGGCGACGCCATCATCATCCACCACGACGCCTTCGCCGACGGCGAGGACTTCGAGGACTGGCTGGACGACTACCGCCATCGCCTGCTGATCCTCAACGTCAAGGAAGAGGGCCTGGAGGACCGCCTGATCGCGCTGATGCGCGAGCGCGGCATCCAGGACTGGTTCTTCCTCGATCAGTCCTTCCCGTTCCTGGTCCGCACCGCCGCGCGCGGCGAGTCGCGCTGCGCGGTGCGCGTGTCCGAGTACGAATCCATCGACACCGCCTTGAGCCTGGCGGGCAAGGTGCAATGGGTCTGGGTCGACTGCTTCACGCGCTTCCCGCTGGACCGCGAACAGGCGCAGCGCCTGCGCGCGGCCGGCTTCCGCCTGTGCCTGGTGTCGCCGGAGCTGCAGGGCCGCGACGCCGCGCAAGGCATCGCGCAGATGCGCGCCCTGCTGGAACGCGAAGGCATCGTGGTGGACGCGGTATGCACCAAGGAGACCGACCGTTGGCGATGA
- a CDS encoding glycosyltransferase family 2 protein, translated as MSISLRLSLVIPCYNEARNLPLLVARLRETFVREDVEAILVDNGSTDDTPAVLAELLRDAPRIRSVRVERNQGYGYGILAGLRAARGLIVGWTHADMQTDPADALEGLALFDDRDPDTVFVKGRRHGRPAGDVAFTVGMSLFETLLLRRRLWDINAQPTLFARAFFERWQAPPHDFSLDLYAYYQARRSGLQVRRFPVRFGERAHGSSHWNVNWRAKARFIRRTVDFSLRLRKDLSHPA; from the coding sequence GTGAGCATTTCCCTGCGCCTGTCCCTGGTGATCCCCTGCTACAACGAAGCCCGCAACCTGCCGTTGCTGGTGGCGCGGCTGCGCGAGACCTTCGTGCGCGAAGACGTCGAGGCGATCCTGGTCGACAACGGCTCCACCGACGACACGCCGGCGGTGCTGGCCGAACTGCTGCGCGACGCGCCGCGCATCCGCAGCGTGCGCGTGGAACGCAACCAGGGCTACGGCTACGGCATCCTCGCCGGCCTGCGCGCCGCGCGCGGCCTGATCGTGGGCTGGACCCACGCCGATATGCAGACCGATCCGGCCGACGCGCTGGAGGGGCTGGCGCTGTTCGACGACCGCGATCCGGACACCGTGTTCGTCAAGGGCCGCCGCCACGGCCGCCCGGCCGGGGACGTGGCCTTCACCGTCGGCATGTCGCTGTTCGAGACCTTGCTGCTGCGGCGCCGGCTGTGGGACATCAACGCCCAGCCGACCCTGTTCGCGCGCGCGTTCTTCGAGCGCTGGCAGGCGCCGCCGCACGACTTCTCGCTGGATCTGTACGCCTATTACCAGGCGCGCCGCAGCGGCCTGCAGGTGCGCCGTTTTCCGGTGCGCTTCGGCGAACGCGCCCACGGCAGCTCGCACTGGAACGTGAACTGGCGCGCCAAGGCGCGCTTCATCCGCCGCACCGTGGATTTCAGCCTGCGCCTGCGCAAAGACCTGAGCCACCCCGCATGA
- a CDS encoding HAD family hydrolase: MSLSIHNTDTALRAPQAIIFDTDNTLYAYSHPHACALAAAEDKAARLLGCGVGDVRQAFAQARQEVKQRLGRTASSHSRLLYFQRGIELLGRKTQLVITLDLEQTYWRTFLSHCELFPGVREFLMSLRSRGIGTAIITDLTSQIQFRKIIYFGLDDCFDYVVTSEEAGADKPQEAPFQLAIDKLGIEPDRIWMIGDDPASDVAGARRFGITTLLRVDRAHNGNGHEAAPDLVFDDFEELSRYLFSGKVEGWAAQ; encoded by the coding sequence ATGAGCCTGAGCATCCACAACACGGACACGGCCCTGCGCGCGCCGCAGGCGATCATCTTCGACACCGACAACACGCTGTACGCCTACAGCCATCCGCACGCCTGCGCGCTGGCGGCGGCAGAGGACAAGGCCGCGCGCCTACTGGGCTGCGGCGTCGGCGACGTGCGCCAGGCCTTCGCCCAGGCGCGCCAGGAGGTGAAGCAACGCCTGGGGCGCACCGCCAGTTCGCACAGCCGCCTGCTGTACTTCCAGCGCGGCATCGAACTGCTGGGGCGCAAGACCCAGCTGGTGATCACGCTGGACCTGGAGCAGACCTACTGGCGCACCTTCCTCTCGCATTGCGAGCTGTTCCCGGGCGTGCGCGAGTTCCTGATGAGCCTGCGCAGCCGCGGCATCGGCACGGCGATCATCACCGACCTCACCTCGCAGATCCAATTCCGCAAGATCATCTACTTCGGCCTGGACGATTGCTTCGATTACGTCGTGACCTCCGAGGAAGCCGGCGCCGACAAGCCGCAGGAGGCGCCGTTCCAGCTGGCGATCGACAAGCTGGGCATCGAACCGGACCGGATCTGGATGATCGGCGACGACCCAGCCAGCGACGTCGCCGGCGCGCGCCGCTTCGGCATCACCACCCTGCTGCGGGTGGACCGCGCGCACAACGGCAACGGCCACGAGGCCGCGCCGGATCTGGTGTTCGACGATTTCGAGGAACTCAGCCGCTATCTGTTCTCGGGCAAGGTCGAAGGCTGGGCCGCGCAATGA
- a CDS encoding glycosyltransferase family 87 protein, producing the protein MNLSAPRIASERWIVAALMSLLFATLPAVAIAAFVPSALAPTVALASAIVLAGLATPWLARRLPHEWDGLSRAHPGWSALWLLIAIAAIARTAGIALFMVDANQAQASAYWFDEFYVRHNCFSGMWKAAGLAGQGVPNLYDPEHYGGMEGRFKLDDFLYLPQFLILPRAGIALGGGFLELRALWFAIEGALLAMSVLILGRWIGGAAGRRIALLLPALWLSTPVLLTLQLGNFQIAAIAMSLLAMMLFWRGRPVLGGAVLGFAVFKLFPGLLGLYLLAARRWRDAAWTIAFSALYSVIALAWLGTAPFEAFFQFQAPRILSGESWAFLWLDGLEPVVAINDSVPGLAVKLDALGVGGMTPVVEKAVSWVWTLVVFALAIFAARRASAMSRLELVSTWLALLALAAYRSPFVPDHNGLFAPIWLWLLVAAGSRLQPSRVAALAIAYLGLSAVLPFGGMPLPELHGRMALSTFSQAIAIGLCLWVVLRRPQGDTANARASATPSPTLSMG; encoded by the coding sequence ATGAACCTGTCCGCGCCTCGTATCGCCAGCGAACGCTGGATCGTCGCCGCCTTGATGAGCCTGCTGTTCGCGACCCTGCCCGCCGTGGCGATCGCGGCGTTCGTGCCCAGCGCACTCGCGCCGACGGTGGCGCTGGCCAGCGCGATCGTGTTGGCGGGCCTGGCCACGCCCTGGCTCGCGCGCCGCCTGCCGCACGAATGGGACGGCCTGAGCCGTGCGCATCCGGGCTGGAGCGCGCTGTGGCTGCTGATCGCCATCGCCGCGATCGCACGCACCGCCGGCATCGCCTTGTTCATGGTCGATGCCAACCAGGCGCAGGCCTCGGCGTACTGGTTCGACGAGTTCTACGTGCGCCACAACTGTTTTTCCGGCATGTGGAAAGCCGCCGGCCTGGCCGGCCAGGGCGTGCCCAACCTCTACGACCCCGAGCACTACGGCGGCATGGAAGGCCGCTTCAAGCTCGACGATTTCCTCTATCTGCCGCAGTTCCTGATCCTGCCGCGCGCCGGCATCGCGTTGGGCGGCGGCTTCCTGGAGCTGCGCGCGCTGTGGTTCGCCATCGAAGGCGCCCTGCTGGCGATGAGCGTGCTGATCCTGGGCCGCTGGATCGGCGGCGCGGCCGGCCGCCGCATCGCCCTGCTGTTGCCGGCGCTGTGGCTGAGCACGCCGGTGCTGCTGACCCTGCAGTTGGGCAACTTCCAGATCGCCGCGATCGCGATGTCGCTGCTGGCGATGATGCTGTTCTGGCGCGGGCGTCCGGTGCTGGGCGGCGCGGTGCTCGGCTTCGCCGTGTTCAAGTTGTTTCCGGGCTTGCTGGGCCTGTACCTGCTGGCCGCGCGGCGCTGGCGCGACGCGGCCTGGACGATCGCGTTCTCCGCGCTGTACAGCGTGATCGCGCTGGCCTGGCTGGGCACCGCGCCGTTCGAGGCCTTCTTCCAGTTCCAGGCGCCGCGCATCCTCAGTGGCGAGTCCTGGGCCTTCCTGTGGCTGGACGGCCTGGAGCCGGTGGTGGCGATCAACGACTCGGTACCGGGCCTGGCGGTGAAGCTGGACGCGCTGGGCGTGGGCGGCATGACGCCGGTGGTCGAGAAGGCCGTGTCGTGGGTGTGGACCCTGGTGGTGTTCGCGCTGGCGATTTTCGCCGCGCGCCGCGCCAGCGCGATGTCGCGGCTGGAACTGGTGTCGACCTGGCTGGCGCTGCTGGCGCTGGCCGCGTATCGCAGCCCCTTCGTGCCCGACCACAACGGCCTGTTCGCGCCGATCTGGCTGTGGCTGCTGGTCGCCGCCGGCAGTCGCCTGCAACCCTCGCGCGTGGCCGCGTTGGCGATCGCGTATCTGGGCTTGAGCGCCGTGCTGCCCTTCGGCGGCATGCCGCTGCCCGAACTGCACGGCCGCATGGCGTTGTCGACCTTCAGCCAGGCGATCGCGATCGGCCTGTGCCTGTGGGTGGTGCTGCGCCGGCCGCAGGGCGACACCGCGAACGCGCGCGCATCGGCAACGCCGTCGCCGACGTTGTCGATGGGCTGA